Below is a window of Lodderomyces elongisporus chromosome 3, complete sequence DNA.
TCATCCCAGTTTAAACAATCACCCCACGAGAATGATCCCATATTCAATTTACAGCCACCGGACTTACTCAAACGCATTATATTAGACTCCAATGTGGTTGCCCAAGAAACAGGATACAAGGTGCTTATAGATTATTTGCAATATGGAGGAACACCACAGAATGTTCTGCGGCTAGTTAAAGGCAATGAGATCATTCCAGCAATATGCGAAAAGGGTCTTTCTTCATCGAGAAAGGGAACCAAGGATAACGCAATTGAAAGCATATTACTCATGCTTGAAATTTTACAGGATCCCGCACCTTTAATTGAACAGATTCTTCCTTCGCTTACTGCCAAGTTGCCGAAATTAGTCGCTGGTTGTACAACGTGTTTGGCCACTATTTACGAAAATTTTGGATGCAAAGTGATTGCACCAAAATTGGTGATTCCATCATTAAGCAAATTATTCGCACATGCCGATAGAAATGTACGAGCAGAGGCAACAAAATTAACCGTCGAGTTGTATAAATGGATGAGAGAAGGGTTGTCTAACATATTATTCCCCGAACTTAAACCAGTCCAACAAAAGGATTTGACAGCtgcatttgaaaaagtaaaagacGAAATGCCaatgcaaaaaagattgaCAAAACAACAGAAGGAAGAGATTGTGAGGCAacaggaagaagaagctgctgctgctgctgcagctGCTGAGGCGGCGGCGGCGGCGTCGACAACTGCTACAAACTCTATTGAAGGTGCTCGAAATCACGGTGATGATATCGAGATGGCAGATGTGTCAAAAGCTAGGGAATTTGATCCATTAGAATTTGTCGATCCAGTTGAAGTATTGAGCAAATTTCCCACTGACTTTCATCAAAGAGTCCTGTCTGCAAAGTGGAAGGATCGTGTTGAAGTATTGGAAGAAGTGCTTGCCGTGTTGAATAAGCACCCCAAACTAGTAACTTCTGATGACTATGCACCCTTAATACGAATATTTGCCAAGAACATGAAGGATGCTAATATCCAAGTTGTCCAGTTATCAGCAAATTGTACTGACAAAATAGCCAATGCATTAGGTTCGCACTTCACTCGATACCAGTCATTGATCTTGATGCCTGTTATTGAAcgaacaaaggaaaagaaacctTCTGTGGCTGGTGCACTAGACACGTTGCTCGATACAATGTTCAGTATATCTAGCCTTGGATCCGTACTTGATGAAACAATCGAAGGAATGAAGTTAAAAGTACCACAGAACAAAATAGCTTGTGCTAACTACTTGAGGAGGTGCTTAGCCAATACAACAGTTCCTCCAAAACATGCGGAAGTAGATTCCATAGTTGAAGCGGGAGTCAAATTGTTGAGTGAATCACAAGAACCTATTAGACAAGCCGCTACAGAACTTATTGGAACGTTAATGAAAATTACAGGTGAGCGCCAACTTAGTAGAGCGCTTGAGAAAGTTGACGATAtcagaaaaacaaaaattttaaagtATTATCAAAGTGTGGAAGTAAAATGCTCAAAATCGAGTACTAATGTCGGAGGTGGTACAGGTTCCAGAGCCATTGGCAATGCTAGTGCAAGTGCAAATGCAAGTGCAAATACAGGCTCGGGTAGAACTGCATATTCttctactaccaccactactactactactactacaaaaaagttttcttCCTCGCGTCCAGCCTCTGGTGGTCATGTCAACTCGACTAGTAATGCATCAACAATTCCCGCTAAGCGTACTGCTGTATCACCTGCTAAACGGCTTGATGATTCCAAAGTAAGCAATTTGGGTAAAGGTTTAACAGCTAGATCATTGGCAAAGCCTACTATTCCATCTTTGCGTCCTCCTCAAAACCACGCCAACTCTTTATCGTCAAATTCTGCGGGTTCTTTCAATTCTATAGAGGCAGCTATTCCCTCTCCTCCCACTTTACCAGATAGGAAACAAGAGGAAATAGATCATCTCAAGGCGGAGTTGCAAAAACttcatcagcaacaccagaACGACAAAGCAAGTATTGCCGCTCTCACTAATTCGAATCAAAGTTTACAAGCAGAACTTGCTGCTCTCAAAGCGCGACTCGAGTCTGAGAATagaaacaatacaataacCATCAATCACAAGGAAACTCAAATTAACAACCTACGAGTTGAGTTGGAAAAAGCCAACTACAAGATCAAAAACcttgaacaagaaaatgaaattacCAAGTTACAACAATCAAACAAACTGTTTAGCAGTAATATTTCTAGCCATAGAGTCTCGAGTTTACCCATATACAATGGCCCAGACTTAAGTTC
It encodes the following:
- a CDS encoding uncharacterized protein (BUSCO:EOG09260GR8) gives rise to the protein MDEEIDPLTLPFEERIVHKVWKVRLGAYEELSSQFKQSPHENDPIFNLQPPDLLKRIILDSNVVAQETGYKVLIDYLQYGGTPQNVSRLVKGNEIIPAICEKGLSSSRKGTKDNAIESILLMLEILQDPAPLIEQILPSLTAKLPKLVAGCTTCLATIYENFGCKVIAPKLVIPSLSKLFAHADRNVRAEATKLTVELYKWMREGLSNILFPELKPVQQKDLTAAFEKVKDEMPMQKRLTKQQKEEIVRQQEEEAAAAAAAAEAAAAASTTATNSIEGARNHGDDIEMADVSKAREFDPLEFVDPVEVLSKFPTDFHQRVSSAKWKDRVEVLEEVLAVLNKHPKLVTSDDYAPLIRIFAKNMKDANIQVVQLSANCTDKIANALGSHFTRYQSLILMPVIERTKEKKPSVAGALDTLLDTMFSISSLGSVLDETIEGMKLKVPQNKIACANYLRRCLANTTVPPKHAEVDSIVEAGVKLLSESQEPIRQAATELIGTLMKITGERQLSRALEKVDDIRKTKILKYYQSVEVKCSKSSTNVGGGTGSRAIGNASASANASANTGSGRTAYSSTTTTTTTTTTKKFSSSRPASGGHVNSTSNASTIPAKRTAVSPAKRLDDSKVSNLGKGLTARSLAKPTIPSLRPPQNHANSLSSNSAGSFNSIEAAIPSPPTLPDRKQEEIDHLKAELQKLHQQHQNDKASIAALTNSNQSLQAELAALKARLESENRNNTITINHKETQINNLRVELEKANYKIKNLEQENEITKLQQSNKSFSSNISSHRVSSLPIYNGPDLSSGVKRLSIGGDESQSHLHSHSSYQSQVPQQHQQPHPQRFSSNGGGYVTPDSSSYRSRYSHANREIMDVDSGDDWKRAAEVTSQLKARIERMKARARATQNVET